Sequence from the candidate division KSB1 bacterium genome:
GCCAGCAGCAGAAGCGAACGCCGCGGATCCGTATCCACGATCTGCCGGATCGTGCCGCGCGGATTGAGCCAAATACTCGCCCAAGGATTCATTATATTGGCAAATTTATAGTTATTTTTCTCATCGACAGTCACGCCGCTGCTCAGGAGCATTTGCTTTTTATACGGCGGCTGTTGACCCGAAAACCTATTTTTATTCAATGAGCTTCGCCAAAAGACTGACGGCCGCAATCCATAAAGATTCGAAGGATAGAGCCGTTAAAACTCACGAAAAAATAGAAATTTTTCCCGGCAAACACAAGCCGATTGATTTTTTCGGCGTTGCCGGTCGATCGCCAGCTTTTTCAATTTGTCCTAGTTTCAAAGCTTGAATCATGTCTCCGGAAGTGTCAAGCGAGGATGAAAGGTTATTTAAAAAGTGCTTGTTTTGTGGATGAAATTTTCGTTTCTTGCCTTCGATAAAGACCTCGAGGTAAAACACAGTTCAATGACCTTCGCTCAACCATCGCGAGGACAAGAGATGAACCAATCTGACTCCACTGCCTACGGCCCCTCCGCAGCGCTGCGCTGGTCGGTCTTGGTCTTAATTAGCCTAACCATGTTTGCCAATTATTACTTTTTCGACGCCCTTTCGCCCCTCAAAAAACTGCTGCAGGAAAAGCTGCTGTGGACTTCAACGGATTACGGCTTTTTCAACTCGGCTTACAGCATCAGCAACGTGTTCTTGTTCATGGCGGTCATTGGCGGGATCATTCTGGACAAGCTCGGCATTCGCCTAACCGGAATCCTGTTTACATCGTTTATGGTTCTCGGCGCTGCGTTGACCGCCTACGGCGCCGATGACGCTTTTCTCTCCGGCGGTCCCGGTTTTCACTTGATTTCCTCGATTTTTCCGTCGATGTCACCCTCACTGAAAATGATGTCCCTCGGCTTCTTTCTTTTCGGCCTCGGCGCCGAAACGAGCGCCATCGTCTTTACCAAAGCCATCGTCAAATGGTTCAGCGGCAAAGAGTTAGCCCTGGCCATGGGCATGAATCTCGCCTTCGGCAGATTGGGTCAAGCGGCGGCAATGATCATCTCCCCCCGTTTGGCCGAAACCGAGACCCGCTGGACAGCGGCCATTTGGTTCGGCGCCCTGCTCTTGGCGCTCGGTCTGGGCTGTTTTCTCATTTACACCTGGTTCGACCGCCGCTTCGATCGGCTACACCGGCAGCTCACAGCCGAAGATGAGAGTGAAAAATTCCGCCTGGCCGATCTCAAAACCTTGATTACCGATCGCTCTTTCATCTACATTACTCTGCTTTGTGTGACTTTCTACAGCGCCGTATTTCCGTTCGTAAAATATGCGCCGGATCTTTTGGTCAATAAGTTCGGCCTAACGGCGGAAAAAGCCGGCATGATCGTTTCCATTCTGCCGTTCGGCACCATCCTCTTTACGCCGTTGTTCGGCACAATTACCGACCGCATCGGCAAAAGCGCAACTCTAATGATCTACGGTTCCGTGCTCCTCGTCGCCGTACATCTCACCTTTGCGCTGACATCGATCAATCCCTATGTGCCCATCTTTTTTCTCGGCGTCGCCTTTTCGCTCATTCCGGCTGCGATGTGGCCTTCGGTCACCAAGCTGGTGCCGCAAAGCCGCCTCGGCTCGGCCTATGGAGTCATGTTTTCAGTACAGAATCTGGGATTGTGGGCGTTCCCGTACTTGATCGGTCGAGTGCTGGATCTTTCCAATAAACAGGTAACGCCGGAAGCCATCCGCAACGGCACGGCAGTGTATGACTATACCAATCCGCTGCTGCTGCTGGTCTGCGTCGGTGCATTAGGAGTGCTCTTTGCTTTTCTTTTGAAAAAAGAGGACAAGACTTCAGGCTACGGACTTGAGCAACCGAACAGGAAGGCCTAATTTATCAAAGGATGGCGGCTTTTGTGAAAAATGCCTAGGAGAAAAACAAACCGATCAGGGGGTTCAAGTCGTGGTCACCACTTGCGGCAGCTTTTTCTTTGCTGCCGGCTTTAAGGCGTGTCGATAGGCTTCCGGCGTATCGATGTCGATCCATTTTTTCTTCTTAATGAATACTGCGCCCATTCGTTTTTCGGCAATCAATGCCGTAACACCGGCGCTGATGGACTCCAACCCTTTCTCTGCCTGAGCCCTCATGCAGCGAAAAAAATGACCATCAAGCCGAAAAACGCCGCAATCAATGCCGTTATAGTTTTCCAGCTCCTTGCCGATTCGGAGGATCCGTTTTCCTTTTACCAGAACCTTGGTGGCGTCGTCGAGGTCAAAAACCTTCTCGATGCGCTTGTCGACAAGAA
This genomic interval carries:
- a CDS encoding MFS transporter, coding for MNQSDSTAYGPSAALRWSVLVLISLTMFANYYFFDALSPLKKLLQEKLLWTSTDYGFFNSAYSISNVFLFMAVIGGIILDKLGIRLTGILFTSFMVLGAALTAYGADDAFLSGGPGFHLISSIFPSMSPSLKMMSLGFFLFGLGAETSAIVFTKAIVKWFSGKELALAMGMNLAFGRLGQAAAMIISPRLAETETRWTAAIWFGALLLALGLGCFLIYTWFDRRFDRLHRQLTAEDESEKFRLADLKTLITDRSFIYITLLCVTFYSAVFPFVKYAPDLLVNKFGLTAEKAGMIVSILPFGTILFTPLFGTITDRIGKSATLMIYGSVLLVAVHLTFALTSINPYVPIFFLGVAFSLIPAAMWPSVTKLVPQSRLGSAYGVMFSVQNLGLWAFPYLIGRVLDLSNKQVTPEAIRNGTAVYDYTNPLLLLVCVGALGVLFAFLLKKEDKTSGYGLEQPNRKA